From the genome of Methanonatronarchaeum thermophilum, one region includes:
- a CDS encoding Lrp/AsnC family transcriptional regulator: MNIDETDKKILRELQKDARKSYRKIAKQTDISEGTAYNRIKKLEKNKIIQGYTPDIDYQKIGYDLTTIIGITGEGSQLQELEQEIAQNPNVTALYDVTGQYDAITIAKFQNRKQLNQFIKQILKRKDVKKTYTMLTLNTIKEKHQIKI, translated from the coding sequence ATGAACATAGATGAAACAGACAAAAAAATACTCAGAGAACTCCAAAAAGACGCCCGAAAAAGCTACAGAAAAATCGCAAAACAAACAGACATCTCAGAAGGCACAGCATACAACCGAATCAAAAAACTAGAAAAAAACAAAATAATACAAGGATACACCCCAGACATAGACTACCAAAAAATAGGATACGACCTAACCACAATAATCGGAATAACAGGAGAAGGAAGCCAACTACAAGAACTAGAACAAGAAATAGCACAAAACCCCAATGTAACAGCATTATACGACGTAACAGGCCAATACGACGCAATAACAATCGCCAAATTCCAAAACCGAAAACAACTAAACCAATTCATAAAACAAATACTAAAACGCAAAGACGTAAAAAAAACATACACAATG